In the Triticum aestivum cultivar Chinese Spring chromosome 2B, IWGSC CS RefSeq v2.1, whole genome shotgun sequence genome, ttgatgttctaccgtcgcagggcttcgcctaagcaccactataatattatcgaggaggactatggtggaggggggcaccgcacacggctaagagatcaagagatcaattgttgtgtctatggggtgccccctcccccgtatataaaggagtggaggagggggccgaccaaggggggtggcgcgccctaggggggagtccaacccccaccgggagtaggactcccccttttcctattaggagagggagagggaaggaagaggagggagggaagaaGGGAAGGGGGGgtcgcccccctcccaattcgtattgggcttgggggtgggccctcctttgctccttttccctcctttccactaaggcccaataaggcccatatacctcccagggggttccgataacctcccgaagctccggtattgtcccaatctcacccggaacctttccggtgtccaaatatagtcgtccaatatcgGCTTCATTGACATTATCGGCTTGAAGCCATCAAAGATAAGGCCACACCAAGACTTCATTGACATTATATAAAGGTTTTATAACAGCCTTTGAGATGCAATTTTATAAAGGTTTTATTTCATATAAATATATGGTAGCTGAAAACAGAAATTATATAATCATGATTTATATGACAAATGTGGTTGTACTGATCTGACGAATCTCAGTAATCTTTTCTATATACCGGTTGAGAAGTTAGGCATCACTTTTTTTTAACATGCTATATATTGTGAAATGGGAGAGTAGTTTCTAATGAAACTTATGCAAAATCTCGCTTTTTCAAGTGGAACCTAAACGGGGAATCCTATTTATTCAATATATATATAATACAGTGTTTCCAACACAGGCTTGTGATGTAACTCATCCTTACTATACATGTCTGGAGTTTGTGGGGGTAGTGAGGTGTTGTTGGTCGTCCATTCACCTCTTCCACCCCCAACTTCATAACCGCCGAACAAAAAATGAAGAACTCTAACAATACATTCCTTGAGAATCTGAGAGGCCTATGCCTGCTTCCAAGCAGATGGATAGATCCATGCCAAAAATATACAGCAATAAAGatcagatatactccctccgttccgaaataattgtctttctagagatttcaacaagtgactacatacggagcaaaatgagtgaatctacactttaaaacatgtctacatacatccgtatgttgtagtccatttgagatggctagaaagacaattattttggaacggagggagtatgatccaGCATTTTTCAGACTGGCTATGCTTTGTCAGGCACTAAGCTAATTTAGCCCCATCGCTCAACTAAGATATTTAGCCGAGTTTAACCTCAATGTCGGGTTACGATTCGTCAGTCTGAATCTGAGTCCTCTATCTCCCACTGACGAGCATCTCTGGGTTCAGGATCCGCGCTGGATTCAGGTTGACCAAAGAGTGTCGTGCTAAGCTTCGGACGGCGACGTTTGTTGGTCTTGTCTTTAGGAGCTTCGTCCTGAAAGACATAATATACGGTCAGAATTCAGCCCAAACTTTGCAAAACGAGCGTAAACACTTTCTGAACTATATATAATACACAGTTAACTCTGAGTCAAAGCTTAACATCAAGCGCCATTGTGTTGATGTTTTATTAGAAGAATTGAACAGCAAACCATGACACTAAGCGCTGTGGGTGATTGTATAGCTGGCCTCCGTATTTCCTTCCATGCTACAAGTCAGGGAAAATGATATTGCAGTTTACGACTATTGCTCGTGAATGGTTCATGCTAATGTCAGGGAAAATGATATTGTAGTTTACGATTATTGCTCATGAATGGTTCATGCAATACTATATTGTCGTTTAGCTGTAATCAGCTTGAGCAACAAATGTGAAAGCTGAGCAGAGCGAATGCTTGTTTGGATCAGTAAAGAATGCAAGTGGATATTATTTGACTTGGTAAATCAAACAAGTACTTACCTTTGGAGTCTTCTGAGCTGATTGGATACTCTTGAACCATATTGTTCCCCATGAAATGCATGCAAGCATCAGCAAAGCTGGACCAATCCTTGGGTCAGTTAAGTAATCTCTGAAACTGAAGCCACTGTTCTGAACCCTCTCTTTTAAACTTTTCCCTGCCGAGCGGATACCTTTGGTACCGCTTAACCATTCCTTATTTGTTTCTTCGGGTACAAGATCTGGTACCTTTGAAGTCTAGATACAGAAAAAGGACAGCATAATGGATGAATAATTGTTCGACAAATATTGCAATTCAGACAAAATAATTTCTCTGAAAACATTATCATCTAATAGTTTAATAAAAAAAATATGTTTAACAATGTGACTGGTGCTCAACCAACAATCACTTATACATTTACCATTGGTGTTTATTGCAGAATTTTACTATTGTTGCCAACTAAATAAAGAGCAAGTTTGGTTTTCTCGGATTAGCCTTCGGATGATTCAGCAATCCATCCAGGCTTGGAAGAgtttatcttcactgtttcaaccTCACAGCCTGTAGGCTCACGTCAGCTGAAATTGAGAGGCCTCAGGAGTCAGGACAACTGACACTACTGCAGTACCCAATATCACCCTTAGGTTCCAGGATAACTGATGAGCACGGTCTCTATCAGTGGAGTCAGGGCATGGTTGTGGGTTGCGGCAAGGTGTGGGTTCAACGCCCGCGGTACTCACTCCTGCATGCGTTATCAAACAGTGGTATCTGTACCAAGCATGGCTCCAAAAGATGGTGTTGTAAGGCTATGGAACAGTGGCTGCTAGTGATCATCACACATCACATCACAAGGAGGCTGCCGGAGCTGCGTACACAATGTGTTTAATAATGCAAGATTTCTGGATCCTTCTCCGTTGGTTTAATGTGATTTGGTTATGTAAGTTGGGAATAATCATTTATGTAAATTCATGTTCCTGACCGCAATTCAACAAGAAGTAACATTAGATGTTTCTAAAAATGCCTGTGAATTACTTGGTATGAATATTGAGACATGCATAGTTAGAGAAGACTTGTGGTGGAGTGGAAGACGATGCAACAACATGGGCATAAATGGAGGAGAGAAGAAACATCACACGATGTCCAATTGCAAGGAGGAAGTTATCTGAAAGGGTGTGCTATAGTCGAAAGGGGCAGTGGTAGGTAGTCATTGTTTGACGCTGTTGGAAAAGCACATGTACACCATACTGAGACATGCACTGACAAAACCAAAAGTCATGAATGGAGGAGGAAGATTACACCTTGTACTCTTGCACGGTGAGGGTGGAGGAGACGTGCGGGGGAGAAACATATATGGGAGGGTGCACAATGGTCGATGGAAAGAGAAGGAGCAGAAGAAATACTGTAGTAAGGGTGGGGAAGAGACATCCATAGCAACACATGGGACACTTAGCTAGTGCATCAAAGTTTGCACCCCAATCTAACAGTTCATGTCTCCTGCGCCAAGTGAGTTAAGGCATCTTCGGTATTCCTGGTGCCAAGTCCACATTTAATTTTGTTCCATATTAGGGTTTTTCTATTTAAGGGGTTATGTTATGTCTTCAGAAAGTTGTGCTTAACTTCAGAAGACATGCTAGAGAAAGTTCAAAAGGGAACATGCTTTAAGAGACTTACAAAGTAAGGAATTTCTCTAGTGTCTCCATCTTTGATAATCTGAGAGACCCACTTGTTTATCTGCCAAAATAAGCAATTAAAAATGGATTTTAAGCTGCATGACTTGACCATATATGTAAAATAATAAACCAGTGAATTACGCACCTCCAGAATTTCATCCGGGCCATTATACCTAGCCACTAGCTGGGAGGCATCAGGAGTGTCCTGTCCTTGGAGAGTCTCTATAAGATTATTCTTTTTGTCGGCTTTCAATGCCTCGTATGTTGCATTTCTTTGGAAACGGACAATGAATACTTCAGGCTTATCATTGTCATCTTCAAAACCTCTAGGACCACAGGCTCCATGGTAATCAGTGGCAAGGTAGAAGGCACAAATTTTCTGTAAAAAGGGTACTGTTATTCAAATTTACAAGCTTGTTTGATTGTTCAGAATTGAGGATGTCATGACTCAGCCATTTGCTGAAGCTAGGGCCTAAAAATTTCCAAATACTCTGATTCCAGTGATATACATCATCATTTCATTGCAGAACATCACCAACCATTGTAGAATTTCGAGAATATACAGTTAAATGGACATTATTCCACTAAGGCGGAAAATGCTCCTTTCAGGATTTGTAGCTAATAAGCACATGAAAGGATCGCTTAATTTCTAACAGAGATTAATCACTAACATAGGAGGGTATGTTGCATATGATAAAAGAACCAAAACATGGATAAACTTTGCATATACAGTGAGGGCACATTTCAGGGTTTTAATGAGGCATGCGCTACAAAATCATATTACTCGAGAGGCCCTCTTCAATCAGATCAAGCACTGTTCTACATACTAGAGGCTACGATTCTTATCCGTAAGCTGGTCATGTTGTAGTCTAATGTAATGCCATGGACCTGGAACCTGGATATGAGGTGGTGAGAGAACCCATGAAACACATATTTATCTGAACTGAAGCAGATAAATATGCCCATATCTCAACTAATTCAGGAAAGCAGAGCAAAAGTCATATCTAGTACTAGTAGGCAATAGCTAGTGTATCCTTTGAGATTTCCTTACACTCAAGTGACCATTGGCTACCCTTAAAATTTCAACGCATCTCCCGCAAATTCTAAATAACAAATCATGTTGCCCTATTTTTGAGATATGGAAAACTAACAGAAAAAACACTATTAATCATTTTATGTGAATAGAACATTTCAGACGAAAAAACAAGAGAGTTATTGCCAATACAGATTATTTTGGACCAATAAGGTAAACCATAACTGTGAAAACAAAGAGGAAGTGGTAGCTAAAGAAAGAACATGTGACCAGGTGGCATATGTGGTTAGCATCTCAAAACTTGATAAACAAATAAAAACAGAATATGTGGCCTTCTAGGGCATATCACCAAACGGCAAGTCCAGCACCACAAGCTTAAAAAATGTATattaaaaatgaaaatgaaatttgTGAAGCAGTCTACCTTCTGTAATTCTCCATCCAACCAAACAAAGGTCAGCCTGTCATCTTTTAAGGCAGCTGCAGCACTTGCTACCTCTACTAAATTTTCCAAATTCCCAGTAGCACTTTCACCAGCAGCACTGAGTAGTTGGTCCTGGGCCTTCCTCAAAATCTGAAGAAGTTTCAAGTTCCAAAAGCAATATAAGTTGGCAAACTTCTAACGAATGATCAAGTTGGTTCAGGAGGGATAACTCCACCAACTTGTTATTGCACCCATCTTATAGAAACTTACTTGTCTCTTTTTACTTAATTCTACACCAGGGCGACCTGCAGCTATTACACAATACCATATCATTATTTCTTTCCCAGCGCGTGAATGACCTCTAGCATCACAACCAAGATCCAAAGATGTGTCACTTCTTAGCTGCTGGAGTTCTAATCAAGAAAAGAATGAAATGAGTATTACTGAAAAAGCACACAGGTTCTCTTAGTAAAAATGGCAATCCGGTATACTGCTGATTCGCAGACAAATTTTAATAATACCTTGGTGCTTATGCTCCTCCATTATCTCTGTGAACTCGGACTTACTAAAAGTTCCTGAATTGGAGGTAAATAATCAGTTTGGTCCGACTTCACTGCATAAAATCAAAAGGATAGGATAGAAGCTTGCCATGGTATACAACAGGCTTGGCACCTGGCCCCTTCAAGAAAACAAGTGCAGGAGCCGATTCCACTCCTAATCTGCTTGAGCAGAGACAAGAAAGTACTGATAAACATGATTTCTTAAATGAAACACCAAAGTACTAATAGGCGTAGCCGATTCCACATGGAAATATGGTTTGCCGTACTTAGCAAAAGATGTGTTTTGCTTCACAAATTTTCTGGAAATCACATTTTTTACTGTTAGAAAGCTGCTATCTGCGATTTCAGCATGCAGTGTTCAGACTGCCCTAACTATCTTCAGAAAAACAGTGAAATTGCTCAAAAACGCAATGTCCGTGGCTTAGCTCTTCACCTGGTCGACTTCAATGTAACCCATGCACAACCAATTTCTTGGCCTAGTTAATCAAGCCAATTTCATGCATGACCAAGTTCGTGCATGTGCCCTAGTTAATCAAGCCAATTTCTTGGCTAATATATCATATTCCTTCTTCCAGACCAAACAAATATTGGCTAGTAGCCATATAGCTACCATAATTAATTTACTGAAACACAAAACTGCAGTTTGCATAGTTagctagatatggatgaggtttcACAATGCTTAAAAATATTCGAACAGCTTGTATCAACTGAAGAAATTCCAAATTTACTTATCAAAACATGCATTCAGTACAAACAATTATACCATTATATGAATACCAATGCAGGCACAAATAAGAAAGAACAACATATTGTACATAAAGAAGTAAAGAACGTACGAATTCCACCAGATCTGGGATTCCTCTTCTTTCCATAGGACAAATGCAAAAGATGCATAGCTCGAATACTCTTGGGCAGCTTGGCGAAGGAATGGAGCCGCACGCTCCCCAGTGCTTGAGAAAAAGATAGCCTTGACCTATGCCGCACACACAAAAGATGGCATGACTAGATTATAGCTATGGACTTATGATTGTATGCATGTGCTCCACGTGCATATTGAAAAGGGTGCAAGTAATAAGTAAGGCAGATAGCACAGATGCACGGGCATATGTATATGAAAACAAAAGCGGCAAATCTATTGTACCTTATGATGGCTACTCTTCCCAATGAACTGGGGTCCCTGAAATGATATAGGCTCTGCATTAGAGGCGCAGGTAAAAATCTATCTAACTAAAGTGCAATTCTAGAATAAAAACAGACAGCGCAGCAAAATATGAACAACAGGAATCATGCATACAGGAGTGTACTCATTGGCTATTGTACTTGTGGCGCCATAGGTTAGGATAATGCAACATAATAAATTAATGATGCCATAAGACTAGGACTTGCTGTTGCAGATAAACAAGTGAAGACGGAACGGAGTCCTGAATTCCACTAACTAGGAGGTCATACAACCTCAGCTCCAAACTAGTACCTAGATGTAAGCGTCGAGAACATTCAGTTAACTAGCATAATGACAAACCTATCTCAGGAGCCAAGAAGGCAATTTCATACTTGATCCGTCCCATATTAAGTGTCGCTGAAacaaatgtatctagacgtatttcagtgctagatacatccgtttgagcgacacttaatatgggacggagggagtatataacatTCATTAGGTCTGTACTCCATTAGCTAACACAAACTGTTTGCATGCTGTACTACTGATTACTGTGATTTCATATGATTCCTGAGAACATCCGCATAAATACGAACAAAAGAAACCAAAAAAAGAGACAGTCATAAACCTTACCAGTGTCTCCTTTGAATAGTACAAGATCCGAGGTAAACCAACAATTGATGATGCCACCCAGTTGACAACAGAATCCACAGTTAGCTCACCTGGGTACCTGGGTACAGGAAATGGTTATATTGAGGTCATATCTTTGGAATTGATTGAAATAGACATGTCGTAAACAATTAACAGGAATAGAAGAGTCACACTCTTATTATTTCTCTAATTAATACTCTGGCATCTGATTAGAACAGTTACCTCATATAACAGGATGGACTTCTGCAGTTAGCAGGATATGCAACAAGAGCTGGTATACCTGCATGGGACAATATATATAGGAGTTGTAAAGAACATTAAACAGGACAAAGTCTTTTTTTCTTCTAAAATATAATACAAAGGACATGTAATGTTCAAAATTCCAGCTACTAAATATTAATATCTGGGCAAAATTATAGGAAGTATTTTTGTTGAGTATCACCAAAggactagctatggacaggggtgcgtggaagcttgctatccatgtgccagagccatgagttggtcgcgagatcttatgggtttcacctctagcctaccccaacttgtttgggactaaaggctttgttgttgttgttgttgttgttgttgttgttcattCAGTAGAAAAAAGATCCCTCCATCCTTGGCACGAAATGATGAACCTACCAGTTGTCTTGAATACTCTTTGGCTTACACATTATTCCCAATAGCAAATCAAGTTTGTCATATTAAATTCGCACAAGACCACTTTACCAACTATGAACCTACTCATTCTGACAAAAATCCAGAACTAAGAACACCTAAAATAAACATTTCCATGTGCTGCACTTGCACTGATAATAGCTAAAGTGCTTACTTATTTTCATCTTATGATTGAAAATGGCATGCTATCTTTTTTTTTAACTGTAAATGGCATGTTATCTTGACATACCATTGCGGAAAAATGGCTGTTGAGAGAACCTTTTTTCTGCAAAATACCCCGCCAGTTGCACATCACCAAGTTCTACCATAGCAGTGTTGGCCACGCCATCCAGTCGAGTGTCTAGATCATGAAACAAATATTTTGTCAGAGACAAGAATGGAAAGTGAGGTATATTTAATCCACAAGAGAGTTCTCTATATAAACTTCAATTTTTTGCATTATGAGACAGAAGCTGTAGTTATGTTGAGTTGTCAACAATAGCATAATATTTGGGAGAATGGAAAATGCCATCAACTCAGCTGCCAACAGATCCACAAAATTGCCGCTCAAAGATAATGGTTACAACTTCAGTTTAAAATGCAATGCTAGAAAGTAGCAAACGCTCATTTCAGCAAAAATACTTCCATGAACAATGCTATAGATCCCAATTTTTACACCTCCATTTTTACCCATCATCCTTAAATATTACCAAATGCTATAAGAGGGATTGGAAACAGAAAAAACCAATGCAGCTCTGTTTCTCCACAGCTAATACTTTGACCATACTGATCTTTTCATGCAGTGTACAAATATGTTGTTAAAGAGTGCAATGCAAAAAATGGCAAGTGAGGCAACATGATAAACAGACCAATTTGCTTCCAGTACTCAAAAAATTGAGCGCAGCGAGGACTCCCCTTTGAATAAACCTGCACAGTAGGGAAAAAAATACAGCTGGTAGTCAGGATTTCTTTTTTGCCAACTTCCAACAAAAAGATGTTCTCAAGAATCATGCAAATATAACGTAAATACAGCACTGGAAAGTTAAATTGATGAAGTTACGGCCTTCTAACTTACCTGTATGAGCAACGGGTAATCTTCAGCAATAGCAGACATCAATGAGTCACGTGTGATTACATTGAAGGCATGACTGGTTGAATCTATGGAACGGAAATGGTGTTATGTCCAAGACATCAAAAGGAAAACATCATTTCTTATCAGAATTAGATGGCTAGAACTTACGAATTAAAGAATCTTTTAACAAAGGTAGATCTATTTTCAGGAAGTGTTCTTTTTGATATTGTTCTTTGACTCTCTCGAAGATATCCTACCATGATGAAAATTGCAAACTAAGGGTTAGAtcagaaaggaagaaaagaaaaagccTTCCCGCAGAGACGCACGCatagagggaggggaggagggagatcACCGTATGATGATCCAGACCAAAAAGATCATAGTCCCGCTTCCAAACTGGATTTGTCAACAGCTCATACGCATAACGGATCTGTATGAAACACCACAGAACTATAAAGTTGTTTATGCAATTCCATTAGTTGGAACTTTAAATAGAAACTACAGGGACCAAATAAGTAATGTACATGTTACTGAAGCAAACGTAATAAAGTGGAAGTAATGTACACAGAAAAGCAAATAGTGGAATTGCAGTTTAAGGTGCTTCGGTGCACTGTGGAAAGCTaattcagcccccatgcatacaacACATGAAACTTTGTATGAAATATTTTCGTATTGCACATGGAAATTACAAAGGCTAGTAATTAAGGATTCTGACTCTCACCTTTATAATATCAACAGTTGACCGGTCATTTGTTTCAGCAAGCCTAAAGTTGGCATCATGAAAAGGATCATTCATTTGTTGTAAATAATGAATTAAAAATACGAAAACAAAACATGGCAAAAGGCAAGAAGCATAATGGTAACCAACAAAAAAGAAAATCCAATTTCAAGTATGGAATCATGTGCAGGGCCTCATCAGAGTTATATTTCACCTATACTAAACTCCAAACTGTGACCTAAAAGTTGATATTCCATATCACGAGCTCGATGCCAATACACACTCTACCCTACAGGCAAAGCTTTGCAGCTAGTAATGGGTAACCAGCATCACTCCTAAAAAAAACAATATCTTAGTAACAGAACGGAGCAGGGAATTAAAAGCATAGTCAAGCACCGACAGTCAGCACCATCAATACACACAACAGATAAACTAGACTGTGTTTGCTACTAATAGAACTGTCAGATTTGTCACAGGAAACATCAAAAAATTACACCAACGCTACCAAATTGTTAAGCTCCAAACAGATGCCCGGCCCCATCAAGACCAGATAACAAGTCCACTGCCCGAACCAGAACTCATGGACTGCACTTGCGACTACAGTCAGACTCCATCCAACAAAGCACACAACAGAGTTGGAAGTGAGAAATTATCAGTGAAGTTGGATCAATCGCGCTCACCACTCCTTGGAGAGCACCTCGTAGGCCTCGACCACCTTCTCCACCGGCGCAAACCTCTGGATTCCGAGCGCTGCGACCAAACCAACCAATCAATCCAACAAATCTCAGAACGCGTGCGAGAGCGCGATGCAGGGGGGAGGGAGCGGGGGAGGGGGGCTCTGACCGTCGTAGTGGGAGGGCGGAAAGGATTTGGGCAGGACGAGGAGCTGGAagaggaagccggcggcggcgaggaggatcgGCAGCCAGTAGCGGCGCAGCTCCTCCGGAATCGCCATTGGGGACAGCGCGGGCGGTAAAGGCGAGGGGGGATTATCAGGGGGTTTTGCACTTTTGCGCTTTGCGTGGCGACAAGGGCTTTGCTTTTTAATCTAAATATTTCTTTAATTAACATATACATTTCCAGACTTCTATAAGTTTTCCAATTAAACAGCTTTTAAAAAGTGGGTTTTGCATTTTGCATAGTTGTAATAGTTTGTTTTTTCAAAAGGATTCATCATAGACCATCTATGACGATtactaaaaaacaaaaacaaatagtgTGACACACCTACATTACTATCATGATGGGCGAAAGTGCAATCCGATGGTGCGAAAAAGGAATCTATTTCAAGTTGTATTGTCAAGAAAATACGTTTTAGCTTACACGTACAAAAAAGCCATTTTGCACAATAGCTTAAAATACCCATTTTAAGATTACACTCTCTGCTTCGTTCATCCGCTCGTGCCATAAACCACATGACAACCGCTTGGTTGTCATGTTGGATTATGCTTCACG is a window encoding:
- the LOC123044100 gene encoding uncharacterized protein, giving the protein MAIPEELRRYWLPILLAAAGFLFQLLVLPKSFPPSHYDALGIQRFAPVEKVVEAYEVLSKEWLAETNDRSTVDIIKIRYAYELLTNPVWKRDYDLFGLDHHTDIFERVKEQYQKEHFLKIDLPLLKDSLIHSTSHAFNVITRDSLMSAIAEDYPLLIQVYSKGSPRCAQFFEYWKQIDTRLDGVANTAMVELGDVQLAGYFAEKRFSQQPFFRNGIPALVAYPANCRSPSCYMRYPGELTVDSVVNWVASSIVGLPRILYYSKETLGPQFIGKSSHHKVKAIFFSSTGERAAPFLRQAAQEYSSYASFAFVLWKEEESQIWWNSLGVESAPALVFLKGPGAKPVVYHGTFSKSEFTEIMEEHKHQELQQLRSDTSLDLGCDARGHSRAGKEIMIWYCVIAAGRPGVELSKKRQILRKAQDQLLSAAGESATGNLENLVEVASAAAALKDDRLTFVWLDGELQKKICAFYLATDYHGACGPRGFEDDNDKPEVFIVRFQRNATYEALKADKKNNLIETLQGQDTPDASQLVARYNGPDEILEINKWVSQIIKDGDTREIPYFTSKVPDLVPEETNKEWLSGTKGIRSAGKSLKERVQNSGFSFRDYLTDPRIGPALLMLACISWGTIWFKSIQSAQKTPKDEAPKDKTNKRRRPKLSTTLFGQPESSADPEPRDARQWEIEDSDSD